In a single window of the Mugil cephalus isolate CIBA_MC_2020 chromosome 6, CIBA_Mcephalus_1.1, whole genome shotgun sequence genome:
- the fryl gene encoding protein furry homolog-like isoform X14, with protein sequence MDFLKSLVPGVISGEGPAEHGATSAREPGPRLLRIKRLGLLAMGHTIEEDLVYPVIQVDAGVGSSRLTRGNQTRLKASAPVSSSVSRRRAPSSVTPLSWEKHNIAAMSSITIDPELKPGEFVIKSLFAEFAVLAEKKIEMVMAEPLEKPLSRSLQRGEDAQFDQLISSMSSIAEHCLPSLLRTLFDWYRRQSGTEDESYEYRPRSSTKSKGDEQHRDKDYLLERRDLAIDFIFCLVSVEVLKQIPLHPVPDVLVHEVLNLAFKHFKHKEGYCGPNTGNVHIIADLYAEVIGVLTQSKFQAVRKKFITELKELRQKEQSPYIVQSIISLIMGMKFFRVKMYPVEDFEASFQFMQECAQYFLEVKDKDIKHALAGLFVEILIPVAAAVKNEVNVPCLKTFVEMLYQTTFDLSSRKKHSLALYPLVTCLLCVSQKQFFLNNWHIFLQNCLSHLKMPSNNSIRKQIETLQNKDPKMSRVALESLYRLLWVYIIRIKCESNTVTQSRLLSIVSALFPKGSRSVVPRDTPLNIFVKIIQFIAQERLDFAMKEIIYDLLCVGKSHKTFTINPERMNIGLRAFLVIADSLQQKDGEPPMPTTGIIMPSGNTLRVKKIFLNTTLTDEEAKVIGMSLYYPQVRKALDNILRHLDKEVGRSMSMTSVQMSNKEPEDMITGERKPKIDLFRTCVAAIPRLIPDGMSRQDLIELLAKLTIHMDEELRGLAFTTLQALMVDFPEWREDVLSGFAYFIVREVTDVHPTLLDNAVKMLLQLISQWRQAVQSSNKSHDVQGSSGGRSLSLERTLPLGVLHVVEGLALVVLCSCRPATRRLAVNVLKEVRALHTALGIGKGDEELAIDVMDRLSASVLESFIHLTGADQTNLLYCPSGIDLQTLAEWSSSPISHQFDVVSPSHIWVFAHVTQGQDPWVISFSSYLRQENLLKHCPTALNYAWMFAYTRLQLLSPQVDINSPINAKKVNSLNSSDSYIGLWRNYLILCCSSASSSSSMSSSSSTSGSVRCSPPETLASTPDSGYSYDSKIVGTPSPSSLFKHIVPMMRSESMDITESLVLGLGRTNPQCFRELIEELNPIIKEALERRPENMKRRRRRDILRVQLVRIFELLADAGVISQIASGGLDGETHSLNSTLLEYVDLTRQLLEAENDKDSDTLKDIRCHFSALVANIIQNVPVHQRRTIFPQQSLRHSLFMLFSHWAGPFSIMFTPLDRYSDRNMQINRHQYCALKAMSAVLCCGPVADNVGLSSDGYLYKWLDNILDSQDKKVHQLGCEAVMLLLELNPDQSNLMFWAVDRCYTGSRRVAAGCFRAIANVFHNRDYQFDTVVLLNLILFKAADSSRDIYEVAMQLLQILEPKLFRYAHKLEIQRTDGILTPPSPLPHLYSVSYYQLSEELARTYPELTLPIFSEVSQRIQTAHPGGRQVMLHYLLPWMNNVELVDFKSAARRPEDCGSGEDEEEVHDRENMMVNSRRWLRGEGWGSPRATTMVLNNLMFMTAKYGDEFAWSEIENVWTTLADSWPKNLKIILHFLISMSGVSSDPSLLPYVKRVVVYLGRDKTMQLLEELMCELELTDPVSSAVTHMDNPPYYRITSSYKIPSVTSGTTSSTNTMVPGNDGHHDTKIKDSNMEDSYTHLDIYSGLNSNLNRQHHRLESRYSSSSGGSYEDEKSDSMPLYANWRLKVMDHNQPEPLPFPPSGGCWSPLVDYLPETNTPAVALHRCNIAIILLTDLIVDHGVKVEWSAYLHLLLHAVFIGFDHQHPEVYEHCKRLLLHLLIVQGTNSSVQSVAMVLLRNRDYNDPRVLTVKPVAPDLNLTGVQELLPDCQPSPVTDSGLSSSSTSSSISLGAGGSALSHLSPTLLSEVDVTAEQDEKSKALIEFITSRKRGPLWNHEDVSAKNPNIKSAEQLSVFVRHVVTVFKHIPSGFQLESLLSEVSLRTALSCSSRHYAGRSFQIFRALKQPLTPATLSDILSRLVETVGDPGEEAQGFVIELLLTLESGIDTLADTLKNYDLLTALAQTSSRDHLLGPKFAANRKSTGQLNLNSGGLFHHVHPRSNSLRASLMSERKADRRRSNTLDIADRLGGSHGNLARTQSLSSLGGGGTPGGDNIHPVDPSNLMATVFWIAASLLESDYEFEYLLALRLLNKLLGQLPLDRADSRERLENVQAKLKWYNFPGLLQLFLKGFTSASTQELTIHLLSKLISVSRHTLVDPSQVAGFPLNILCLLPHLIQHFDSPTPFCKETADKIAKVCADEKSATLSNLAHMMSLYSTHSYSRDCTNWINVVCRYLHDAFAERTLNLVTYLAELLEKGLPAMQQSLLQIIHSLLGHIDLSAAPVKQFNLEIMKIIGKYVQSPHWKEAQNILKLVVSRSASLVVPDDVQRSYSTESCGSPEIAFTRIFNNSSKELPGKTLDFHFDISETPIIGHKYGDQRTAAGRNGKPQVIAVTRSTSSTSSGSNSNGLVQVSWKRPQLSQRRTRERLMNVLSLCGPESGIPKNPSVVFSSNEDLDSADQQTSLIPTVEEVVREEEVQGEDTGSEQQFGVFKDFDFLDVELEDAEELQGESMDNFNWGVRRRSLESMDKGDTPSLQECQYTGSTPSLNLTNHEDTDESSEEEVLSASQILTRSNLLNSDSATDDTASNHVDSLQQSQESSSSAMTEEATVLPSLPSLPSLPRLDSPILERAHSDSTSSQLPEDAISVTAADELSSSVSEDTGFCSAPPLPSDPPELCDPCDSQDPPDAQETQDPHEDLDPAPPPPPAIDTPPGSLCEEESQTVLPLCLPMPPDTKPDPDPDPDSTCGSMWEEDVTQALKELDERCEEEEADFSGMSSQDEGDADGFPEIQASPPPSPFLSAILAAFQPVAYDNEEDAWRCHVNQMLSDTDGSSAVYTFHVFSRLFQSIQRKFGSITHSSVRFLGERLQRMGNQFLSSLEVMTSRSQCPTVLLDAETLVSCGLLETLKFSVLELQEHLDTYNAKKEAAEQWLENCRKTFGDKDSSQRPNTHAQQMENLAELELCRRLYKLHFQLLLLFQAYCKLISRVDTIKREAEVTNMSEELTILESCLKEAETGNDGQEDVCMSDNAQTNTETAIQSLIETLRARDFSSALTQVKVFRSLWPNDIFGNETDNAVQTLLHIYFRHQTLGQTGCLAVVGPSRDLSQASTRLMELNLQIREALSRAQVYQPHTTMVSTGL encoded by the exons CTTCTGCACCAGTCAGCAGCAGCGTGAGTAGACGCCGTGCCCCCTCCTCGGTGACTCCCCTCTCGTGGGAGAAACACAACATCGCCGCCATGTCGAGCATCACCATCGACCCCGAGCTCAAGCCCGGGGAGTTCGTCATCAAGAGTCTGTTTGCCGAGTTTGCCGTGCTGGCTGAGAAGAAGATAGAAATGGTGATGGCTGAACCGCTG GAGAAACCGCTGTCCCGATCCCTCCAGAGAGGGGAAGATGCACAATTTGACCAG ttaaTAAGCTCTATGAGCTCAATAGCAGAACACTGTTTGCCCTCCCTACTGCGCACATTGTTTGACTGGTACCGGCGGCAGAGTGGCACTGAAGACGAGTCCTACGAGTACAGGCCTCGCTCTAGTACTAAGTCCAAAGG GGATGAACAGCACCGGGATAAAGATTACCTCCTGGAACGGCGAGACTTAGCCatagatttcattttttgtttagtttcagtgGAGGTTCTAAAGCAG ATTCCTCTTCATCCGGTGCCAGATGTTTTAGTACATGAAGTTCTAAACCTGGCATTCAAGCACTTTAAACACAAAGAGGG TTACTGTGGCCCCAACACTGGCAATGTGCACATCATCGCAGACTTGTACGCTGAGGTCATAGGGGTTCTTACGCAGTCAAA GTTTCAGGCGGTGAGGAAGAAGTTCATCACGGAGCTGAAGGAGCTCAGGCAAAAAGAGCAGAGCCCCTACATAGTCCAGAGCATCATCAGCCTCATCATGGGCATGAAGTTCTTTCGGGTCAAAATGTATCCAGTGGAGGACTTTGAGGCTTCTTTTCAGTTCATGCAG GAGTGTGCCCAGTATTTCCTGGAAGTCAAAGATAAAGACATAAAGCACGCTCTAGCGGGCCTTTTCGTCGAGATCCTCATCCCCGTCGCAGCC GCGGTGAAAAATGAAGTCAATGTGCCGTGCCTAAAAACCTTCGTGGAGATGCTCTACCAGACGACATTTGACCTTAGTTCCAGAAAGAAGCACTCATTG GCCCTGTATCCCCTGGTGACGTGTCTGCTGTGCGTCAGTCAAAAGCAGTTCTTTCTCAACAACTGGCACATCTTCCTCCAGAATTGCCTCTCACACCTGAAG ATGCCGTCTAACAACAGCATCCGAAAGCAGATTGAGACACTGCAG AATAAAGACCCCAAAATGTCCCGTGTAGCACTGGAGTCGCTCTACAGACTTCTCTGGGTCTACATCATCAGGATCAAGTGTGAGAGTAACACTGTCACGCAGAG TCGACTACTCAGCATCGTTTCAGCACTTTTCCCCAAAGGCTCTCGTAGTGTGGTGCCCAGAGACACGCCCCTCAATATCTTTGTCAAAATCATCCAGTTTATAGCTCAG GAGAGACTGGACTTCGCTATGAAGGAGATTATCTATGACCTCTTGTGTGTTGGCAAGTCTCACAAAACCTTCACCATCAACCCAGAG AGGATGAATATTGGTCTGCGAGCCTTCTTGGTGATTGCTGACAGCTTACAGCAGAAAGACGGGGAACCGCCGATGCCTACCACAGGGATCATCATGCCGTCTGGCAACACATTACGCGTCAAAAAGATCTTCCTCAACACCACGCTCACAGATGAAGAAGCAAAAGTCATAG GCATGTCACTGTACTACCCACAAGTAAGAAAGGCTTTGGATAACATCCTACGGCACCTGGACAAGGAAGTGGGGCGCTCCATGAGCATGACCAGTGTACAGATGTCAAACAAGGAGCCTGAGGACATGATCAC GGGAGAGAGGAAACCAAAGATCGATCTTTTCCGAACATGCGTCGCGGCCATCCCAAGGCTGATACCAGATGGCATGAGCAGACAAGACCTAATAGAGCTTCTAGCCAA ACTGACCATCCACATGGACGAGGAGCTGCGTGGCCTCGCCTTTACCACTCTTCAGGCTCTGATGGTAGATTTCCCAGAGTGGCGGGAGGATGTGCTCTCTGGCTTTGCCTACTTCATAGTAAGAGAGGTCACTGATGTCCACCCCACGCTGCTGGACAATGCCGTCAAGATGCTGCTACAGCTCATCAGCCAATGGAGGCAGGCGGTGCAGAGCAGCAATAAGAGTCACGATGTACAG GGCTCAAGCGGAGGCCGTTCTCTGTCCTTGGAGCGCACCCTTCCTTTGGGCGTGCTGCATGTGGTGGAGGGTTTAGCGCTGGTGGTGCTTTGTAGCTGCCGCCCTGCCACGCGCAGGCTGGCTGTTAATGTTCTCAAGGAGGTCCGAGCTCTGCACACTGCACTGGGCATTGGCAAG GGTGATGAGGAACTGGCCATTGATGTAATGGACAGGTTAAGTGCATCAGTGTTGGAGAGCTTCATTCATCTCACAGGGGCTGACCAG acCAACCTGCTGTATTGTCCCAGTGGGATTGATCTTCAGACTCTAGCTGAGTGGAGCTCATCTCCCATCAGCCACCAGTTTGATGTGGTGAGCCCCTCGCACATCTGGGTGTTTGCTCATGTTACTCAGGGCCAGGACCCCTGGGTGATCAGCTTCTCCAGCTACCTGCGGCAGGAGAACCTGCTCAAACATTGTCCCACTGCCCTCAACTATGCCTGGATGTTTGCCTACACCCGCCTGCAGCTACTGTCTCCACAAGTTGACATAAA TAGCCCTATCAATGCCAAGAAAGTGAACAGTCTGAACAGCAGTGACTCCTACATTGGTCTTTGGAGGAACTACTTgatcctctgctgcagctctgcctcttcctcctcctccatgagttcctcatcctccacctctGGCTCCGTCCGCTGCTCCCCGCCTGAGACGCTGGCGTCCACGCCGGACAGCGGCTACAGTTATGATTCAAAG aTTGTTGGCACTccgtccccctcctccctgttcAAACACATTGTTCCAATGATGCGCTCTGAGAGCATGGACATCACAGAGTCTCTAGTGTTGGGGCTTGGCAGGACCAACCCCCAGTGTTTCAG AGAGTTGATAGAGGAGCTAAATCCCATCATAAAAGAAGCTCTAGAAAGAAGACCTGAA AACATGAAGCGACGCAGGCGTCGCGACATCCTCAGGGTCCAGCTGGTCCGGATATTTGAGCTTCTTGCTGATGCTGGTGTCATCAGTCAAAT AGCGAGTGGAGGGTTAGATGGAGAGACCCACTCTCTGAACAGTACGCTGCTTGAGTATGTTGATCTGACCAGGCAGTTGCTGGAGGCTGAAAACGACAAGGACTCTGATACTCTGAAGGACATTCGCTGTCACTTCAGTGCACTTGTGGCAAATATCATCCAGAATGTCCCAG TACACCAGAGGAGGACCATCTTCCCCCAGCAGTCACTGAGACACAGCCTGTTCATGCTCTTCAGTCACTGGGCTGGACCCTTCAGCATCATGTTCACTCCCCTGGATCGCTACAGTGACAGAAATATGCAGATCAACCGCCATCAGTACTGCGCACTAAAG GCCATGtctgcagtgttgtgttgtggacCTGTAGCTGATAATGTCGGCCTTTCCTCTGATGGCTACCTCTACAAGTGGCTGGACAACATCCTGGACTCTCAGGACAAGAAG GTTCATCAGCTGGGTTGTGAggctgtgatgctgctgctggagctgaatCCAGACCAGAGCAACCTCATGTTTTGGGCCGTGGACCGCTGTTACACCGGCTCCCGTCGCGTGGCTGCCGGCTGCTTCAGGGCCATCGCCAACGTCTTTCACAACAG GGATTACCAGTTTGACACTGTGGTGCTGCTGAACCTGATTCTGTTCAAGGCAGCTGATTCCTCCAGAGATATCTATGAAGTTGCCATGCAGCTGTTACAG ATCCTGGAACCCAAGCTCTTCCGTTACGCCCACAAACTGGAAATCCAGCGAACAGATGGCATCCTGACCCCTCCATCGCCGCTGCCACACCTCTACTCTGTGTCTTACTACCAGCTGTCCGAGGAGCTCGCAAGGACTTACCCAGAGCTCACTCTACCCATCTTCTCAG AGGTGAGCCAGCGCATCCAGACGGCACATCCTGGTGGACGTCAAGTAATGTTGCACTACCTCCTGCCTTGGATGAACAACGTGGAGCTGGTCGACTTCAAATCGGCTGCGCGGCGACCGGAGGACTGTGGCAGTggcgaggacgaggaggaggtaCACGACAGGGAGAACATGATGGTCAACAGCCGGAGGTGGCTGCGTGGAGAAGGCTGGGGATCCCCTCGTGCAACGACCATGGTGCTAAACAACCTCATGTTCATGACGGCTAAG TATGGGGATGAGTTTGCTTGGTCAGAGATCGAGAACGTGTGGACCACGTTGGCAGACAGTTGGCCGAAGAACCTCAAAATCATTCTACACTTCCTCATCAGTATGTCCGGAGTCAGCAGTGACCCCAGCCTCTTGCCCTAT GTGAAGCGAGTGGTGGTTTACTTGGGCAGAGATAAGACTatgcagctgctggaggagttGATGTGTGAGCTGGAGCTGACTGATCCTGTTAGCTCGGCTGTCACTCACATGGACAACCCCCCTTATTACCGCATCACCTCCAGTTACAAGATCCCCTCGGTCACCTCAG GAACAACCTCCAGCACCAACACTATGGTGCCAGGAAACGACGGTCATCATGACACCAAGATCAAAGACTCTAACATGGAGGACAG TTACACCCACCTGGATATCTACAGTGGTCTGAACAGCAACCTGAACCGGCAGCACCACCGTCTGGAGTCTCgctacagcagcagctctggaggCTCCTATGAGGATGAGAAGA GTGACTCCATGCCGCTCTATGCTAACTGGCGTTTGAAGGTGATGGATCACAACCAGCCAGAGCCGCTGCCTTTCCCTCCATCTGGAGGCTGCTGGTCTCCTCTGGTGGACTATTTGCCAGAGACAAACACCCCTGCTGTAGCGCTCCATAG atgtaACATAGCAATCATCCTACTGACAGACCTCATTGTGGACCATGGGGTCAAAGTAGAGTGGAGCGCCTACCTGCACCTCCTGCTTCATGCAGTTTTCATAG GGTTTGATCACCAGCACCCAGAGGTTTACGAGCACTGCAAACGCCTACTGCTTCACTTGCTCATTGTCCAAGGCACAAACAGCAGCGTTCAGTCCGTGGCCATGGTGCTCTTACGCAACAGAGACTACAACGATCCGAGGGTCCTGACTGTGAAGCCAGTAGCCCCAGACTTAAACCTCACAG GAGTCCAGGAGCTGTTACCAGACTGTCAGCCGTCTCCTGTGACAGACTCGGgcctcagctccagctccacgTCCTCCAGTATAAGCCTCGGAGCAGGGGGCAGCGCGCTCTCCCACCTCTCCCCCACACTTCTCAGTGAGGTAGACGTCACTGCTGAGCAGGATGAGAAGTCAAAAGCTCTTATCGAGTTCATTACATCAAG GAAGCGGGGTCCGCTCTGGAATCACGAGGACGTGTCGGCCAAGAACCCCAACATTAAGAGCGCCGAGCAGCTGAGTGTTTTTGTCAGACACGTGGTGACTGTTTTCAAACATATCCCATCAG GTTTCCAGCTGGAGTCGTTGCTGAGTGAAGTGTCTCTAAGGACGGCTCTGTCTTGTTCTTCTCGCCACTACGCCGGCCGTTCTTTCCAGATTTTCAGGGCGCTCAAACAACCTCTGACGCCCGCTACACTGTCTGACATTCTGTCTCGACTGGTTGAGACAGTGGGTGACCCAGGAGAGGAGGCTCAG GGCTTTGTCATTGAGCTCCTCCTCACTCTGGAGTCTGGCATCGACACGCTGGCAGACACCCTCAAAAACTACGACCTCCTCACTGCCTTAGCACA AACCTCCAGCCGTGACCACTTGCTGGGCCCTAAGTTTGCTGCCAACAGGAAAAGCACAGGCCAGCTCAACCTGAACAGCGGAGGTCTCTTCCATCACGTCCATCCTCGCAGCAACTCTCTTCGCGCCAGCCTGATGAGTGAACGGAAAGCTGACCGGCGTAGGAGTAACACCTTAGACATAGCGGACCGGCTTGGTGGTAGCCATGGAAACCTTGCACGCACACAAAGCTTATCATCACTGGGCGGGGGAGGGACTCCGGGCGGGGACAACATCCATCCCGTGGACCCCTCAAATCTGATGGCCACCGTGTTCTGGATCGCCGCCTCCTTGCTGGAGTCGGACTACGAGTTCGAGTACCTGCTGGCGCTGCGGTTACTCAACAAGCTGCTGGGCCAGCTGCCCCTGGACCGCGCGGACAGCAGAGAACGTCTGGAGAACGTCCAGGCAAAGCTGAAGTGGTACAACTTCCCTGGcctgctgcagctcttcctTAAGGGCTTCACCTCTGCTTCTACTCAGGAGCTCACCATACACCTTCTCAGCAAGCTCATCAGTGTCTCCAGACATACACTGGTTGACCCTTCACAAGTGGCAG GCTTTCCTCTGAACATCCTGTGCCTTCTACCACACCTCATCCAGCACTTTGACAGCCCCACTCCTTTCTGCAAGGAGACAGCTGATAAGATAGCCAAGGTGTGCGCGGACGAGAAGTCGGCCACACTCTCCAACCTGGCTCACATGATGAGCCTGTACAGCACGCACAGCTACTCCCGCGACTGCACCAACTGGATCAACGTAGTGTGTCGTTACCTCCACGATGCCTTTGCTGAGAGGACCTTGAACCTGGTCACCTACTTGGCTGAG CTACTGGAGAAGGGCCTTCCCGCCATGCAGCAGTCCCTGTTGCAGATTATCCACAGTTTGCTGGGTCATATTGACCTGTCAGCAGCGCCCGTTAAACAGTTTAACCTGGAGATCATGAAGATCATTGGCAAATATGTTCAG aGCCCACACTGGAAAGAGGCCCAAAACATTCTCAAGTTGGTGGTGTCTCGTTCCGCCAGCCTTGTCGTCCCAGACGACGTGCAGCGCTCTTACAGCACAGAATCGTGCGGCTCTCCAGAAATTGCCTTCACTCGGATATTCAACAACTCCTCCAAGGAGCTGCCTGGGAAGACTCTGGACTTCCACTTTGACATCTCAGAG ACACCGATCATAGGCCACAAATATGGCGATCAGCGTACTGCAGCGGGCCGGAACGGAAAGCCCCAAGTGATTGCTGTAACGAGGAGTACCTCCTCTACGTCATCCGGCTCTAACTCTAATGGGCTGGTGCAAGTCAGCTGGAAGAGGCCTCAACTCTCTCAG AGAAGAACCAGAGAGAGGCTGATGAATGTCCTGTCTCTATGTGGTCCAGAATCCGGCATTCCCAAAAATCCATCT GTGGTCTTCTCATCCAATGAGGACCTGGACTCTGCGGACCAGCAGACCAGCCTCATACCCACGGTGGAGGAGGtggtcagagaggaggaggtgcagggagaaGATACGGGCAGCGAGCAGCAGTTTGGCGTCTTCAAGGACTTTGACTTCTTAGATGTGGAGCTGGAAGATGCTGAG GAGTTGCAG GGGGAGAGCATGGACAACTTCAACTGGGGAGTGCGGCGTCGCTCCCTGGAGAGCATGGACAAAGGGGACACGCCGTCTTTGCAGGAGTGCCAGTACACGGGCAGCACGCCGAGCCTCAACCTCACCAACCACGAGGACACGGACGAGTCGTCTGAGGAGGAGGTACTGAGCGCTAGCCAGATTCTCACCCGCTCCAACCTT cttaACAGTGACTCTGCCACCGACGACACTGCGTCCAACCACGTGGACTCCTTGCAGCAGTCCCAGGAGTCGTCCAGCAGCGCCATGACTGAAGAGGCGACTGTCCTGCCCTCTCTGCCCTCtctgccctccctcccccgACTGGATAGTCCCATTTTGGAGAGGGCCCACTCAGACAGCACCAGCAGCCAGCTGCCTGAG GACGCTATAAGCGTGACGGCGGCTGACGAGCTGAGCAGCAGCGTAAGCGAGGACACGGGGTTTTGCAGCGCCCCCCCTCTGCCCTCCGACCCACCAGAACTGTGCGACCCCTGTGACTCGCAGGATCCGCCGGACGCTCAGGAGACACAAGACCCTCACGAGGACCTGGACCCggccccccctcctccgccgGCCATAGACACGCCTCCGGGGTCTCTCTGTGAGGAAGAATCCCAAACAGTGCTGCCTCTGTGTCTGCCCATGCCACCAGACACAAAGCCAGATCCAGATCCTGATCCTGACAGCACCTGCGGATCCATGTGGGAGGAGGATGTGACGCAGGCGTTGAAGGAGCTGGATGAGCGctgtgaagaggaggaggcagactTCTCTGGCATGTCCAG tcaaGATGAAGGTGACGCAGACGGCTTCCCAGAGATTCAGGCCTCTCCGCCCCCTTCGCCCTTCCTCTCTGCCATCCTGGCAGCATTCCAGCCTGTTGCCTATGACAATGAGGAAGATGCCTGGCGTTGCCATGTCAACCAGATGTTGTCAGACACGGACGGGTCCTCTGCTGTTTACACTTTCCACGTGTTCTCCAGACTCTTTCAG AGCATTCAGAGGAAGTTTGGCTCCATTACACATTCATCTGTTCGCTTTCTCGGGGAAAGACTCCAACGGATGGGTAATCAGTTCCTCAGCTCCCTGGAGGTCATGACGTCTCGCTCTCAGTGTCCCACTGTGCTGCTTGATGCAGAGACG CTGGTCTCTTGTGGACTGTTGGAGACTCTGAAGTTTAGTGTGCTGGAGTTGCAGGAACACCTGGACACCTACAACGCCAAGAAAGAAGCGGCAGAGCAG TGGCTGGAgaactgcaggaaaacatttggGGACAAAGACAGCAGCCAGAGACCCAATACTCATGCACAG CAAATGGAAAATCTAGCA GAGCTGGAGTTGTGCCGGAGGCTCTATAAGTTGCactttcagctgctgctgctgtttcaggcCTACTGTAAGCTCATCAGCAGGGTGGACACCATCaagagggaggcagag GTGACCAACATGTCTGAGGAACTCACCATCCTGGAGAGCTGCCTGAAGGAGGCGGAGACGGGAAACGACGGTCAGGAAGACGTGTGCATGTCAGACAACGCCCAGACCAACACGGAGACGGCCATCCAGTCTCTGATTGAGACCCTCAGAGCCAGGGACTTCAGCTCCGCCCTCACACAGGTCAAAGTCTTTAG gTCTTTGTGGCCCAACGACATCTTTGGCAACGAGACAGATAACGCAGTCCAGACCCTCCTGCACATCTACTTCCGCCACCAGACGCTGGGCCAGACGGGCTGCTTGGCGGTGGTGGGCCCCAGCAGGGACCTGTCTCAGGCCAGCACCCGCCTCATGGAGCTCAACCTGCAGATCCGCGAGGCTCTGAGTCGGGCGCAGGTCTACCAGCCCCACACCACCATGGTCAGCACTGGACTGTGA